The genomic window AGATGAGATTTCCCAGCAAGTAAGACCCCTTGAAGACGACGAGGTAGATAGGTTCGAGGTGGAAGCGCGGCAACGCGTGGAGCTGACGAATACTAATCGGTCGAGGGTTTCATCTGGCGAGCCGCAATGAGCGGCAGCGGAAGCAGAAACGATAAGTTCGCATCCAGTTTTGAAGGTGCAACATACGGAGAGATACCCAAGAGGCCGAAGGGGACCCTTTGCTAAAGGGTTAGATCGGGGAACCGGTGCAAGGGTTCGAATCCCTTTCTCTCCGCTTGTACCCTTAAATGGCGGCGTAGCTCAGCTGGCTAGAGCGTTCGGTTCATACCCGAAAGGTCGGGGGTTCGATCCCCTCCGCCGCTATTCCCGATACATACTTCGCAATGTGGACGCTTAGCTCAGCTGGGAGAGCATCTGCCTTACAAGCAGAGGGTCGGCGGTTCGATCCCGTCAGCGTCCATCGCCCGGAAGGGCATTCTCCTGGAGCTGTGGTGTAGAGGCCTAACATGCCTGCCTGTCACGCAGGAGACCGCGGGTTCGAATCCCGTCAGCTCCGCCACCTTTTACAAAAAAAAGCGGGTGAAGGCCCGATCTTTTTTTGTTCTCAGGCTCGGTAGCTCAGTTGGTAGAGCAGAGGACTGAAAATCCTCGTGTCGGCGGTTCGATTCCGTCCCGAGCCACCTTTCGGAGGCTTAGCGAAGTGGCCAAACGCAGCAGACTGTAAATCTGTTCCCGTTCGGGTTCGGTGGTTCGAATCCATCAGCCTCCATTCCGCAGCAAGAGCCATTAGCTCAGTTGGTAGAGCACCTGACTTTTAATCAGGGTGTCGTAGGTTCGAGTCCTACATGGCTCATCGTTCAGAGCCCTGCATGTCGAAAACGATATGCAGGGCTTTTTTATCGAAATCGCATGAATAAGCTTTCGGGGCGGGAGCTAAGCTTCCGCTCCTTTTTTCGTGACGGCGGTACAGACAGCGGGCATGCTCGGGAGAGTGGGCCGCTCATACCCGGCCGTGGCTGTTAACGTTATAAAATATCGGTAACGCGGCCGTACCGCCCTCGCCGTACTCGCTTAACGATGCAGAATATCGCTAACGCCGGGAAACCATCGGAAAAAGCAGGGAACCGGCCCTTTGACGATATTTAATATCGCTAACTTCGTTCGGAGGGCACGAATTTCCGGCAGTAGCGATAATAGATATCGCTAGAAGATCCGTGGGATGCGCAGATGGGCGAGCGGATCACGTTGCGTGGTTTCGTGCGCCGGCACGACCGGGTGGATTCGCGCGAGTGCCGAAGGGTACCCTAAGAAAACGAAGACCAATTTCGGTTACTCTTACGGCGACGGAGGTTATGCATGTGAAAGTGATCGCGGCCGCTCTTATGACATTTGTTTGTGTGGTGCTGCTGGTTCCCTTGGTCAGGACAATCGCTCTCCGCCTGGGCATGGTGGACGTTCCCGGAAGCCGCAAGGTGCATCAAGCGCCTATTCCGCTGATGGGGGGTGTCGCCATCTATGCGGGAACGATCGTGATGACGGCGAGATGGGTGCCGCAGTTGAAGGCGCTGCCCGTTCTGGTCGCGGGCGGCACACTGCTGCTTGTCATCGGGCTGGTGGACGACGCCTTTAAAGCGAAAGGACGGGAGTTCCCCGTCTGGCCGAGACTTGGCGTTTACCTCGCGGCATCGGTGTTGCCTCCGTTGTGGGGCATTCGCGTGGAAGGCGTAACGAACGTATGGGGAGACGGGATGATTCTGTTTCCGGAATGGGTCGCTTGGACGGTCACGGCTCTCTGGATTTTCGCTTTGACAAATATGTTCAACTTCATTGACGGCGTGGACGGATTGGCGTCGGGGATCGGCACCTTGGCGTCTTTTACGCTGGCGGCAACGGCTGTTCTGACCGATCAAGGCTCTATCGCGATCGCGGCTGCCATCATGGGAGGCGCCTGTCTCGGGTTTCTCATTCACAATTTCCATCCGGCGAGAATCTTCATGGGGGACGCGGGAGCGGTGTACCTGGGGTATTCGCTTGGCGTCATATCCGTCGCCGGCTCCATGAAGACGGCGACGGTCCTGTCGGTCGGCGCGGCGCTGCTCGTATTCGCCGTGCCGATCCTCGACACCG from Paenibacillus thermoaerophilus includes these protein-coding regions:
- a CDS encoding MraY family glycosyltransferase, whose amino-acid sequence is MKVIAAALMTFVCVVLLVPLVRTIALRLGMVDVPGSRKVHQAPIPLMGGVAIYAGTIVMTARWVPQLKALPVLVAGGTLLLVIGLVDDAFKAKGREFPVWPRLGVYLAASVLPPLWGIRVEGVTNVWGDGMILFPEWVAWTVTALWIFALTNMFNFIDGVDGLASGIGTLASFTLAATAVLTDQGSIAIAAAIMGGACLGFLIHNFHPARIFMGDAGAVYLGYSLGVISVAGSMKTATVLSVGAALLVFAVPILDTVVVFTRRLLRRTGLHRADRLHTHHRLLQRGWSQVQTVSFLYLIGALFSIASILLVLMQMRT